The proteins below are encoded in one region of Brassica napus cultivar Da-Ae chromosome A6, Da-Ae, whole genome shotgun sequence:
- the LOC106352473 gene encoding F-box/kelch-repeat protein At4g39240-like, giving the protein MHLLTVTNSSGSNAEKPPQKKKKVHGPRPLSLLLLPDELSLNCLARVPRCYHPSVSMVSTTMRRLIASPKIYVERSFLRRTENVLYVAIRSCVTETPRWYTLNLKPFGQQESGVVNHSLVPVPSFPAVPPWGMSIVTVGSEIYVIGGCVNDKMVSTVFVIDCPSYTRRFLPRMKQARACSAAGIVGGKLYVIGGCNPRSSNWVEAFDLKTQTWETVTVVHNLEVYEKMIRSFVMDGKICIMDRKSSFAYDPKEGRLERDPLLNGQWSVGSCVIDDKLYAFGRRNTIMEFDPVARFWSQVRGLEDLPDKTEGSKMVNYGGKLVILVNLQRRSTEIWYTEIELERREGGEVWGTVLWSNRVLAFEDSYVILRSLAVSF; this is encoded by the coding sequence ATGCATCTTTTAACTGTTACAAATTCCTCTGGCTCTAACGCCGAGAAGCCGccacagaagaagaagaaagtgcaTGGTCCGAGGCCACTGTCGCTGTTACTACTTCCAGATGAGTTATCTCTGAACTGCTTAGCACGCGTGCCCCGATGCTACCACCCGTCGGTTTCAATGGTCTCCACAACCATGAGGCGTCTCATCGCTTCTCCAAAGATTTACGTTGAAAGGTCATTTCTCCGCCGCACGGAGAACGTCCTCTACGTCGCGATTCGATCTTGCGTTACAGAAACCCCTCGATGGTACACTCTCAATCTCAAACCTTTTGGACAACAAGAGTCTGGAGTAGTTAACCATAGTTTGGTTCCTGTCCCGTCGTTCCCTGCGGTTCCTCCCTGGGGAATGTCCATCGTCACCGTCGGTTCGGAGATTTACGTCATCGGTGGATGCGTCAACGACAAGATGGTCTCCACTGTGTTCGTCATCGACTGTCCATCTTACACACGTCGCTTCCTCCCTAGAATGAAGCAAGCACGCGCCTGCTCAGCAGCGGGAATCGTCGGCGGGAAGTTGTACGTGATCGGAGGGTGTAACCCTCGGTCGTCGAACTGGGTGGAGGCTTTTGATCTAAAGACTCAGACATGGGAGACAGTGACGGTTGTGCATAACTTGGAGGTGTATGAGAAAATGATCAGGAGTTTCGTGATGGATGGTAAGATTTGCATCATGGATCGAAAGAGTAGCTTTGCTTACGATCCGAAAGAAGGAAGGTTGGAGAGGGACCCGTTGTTGAACGGACAGTGGAGTGTGGGTTCTTGCGTTATTGATGACAAGTTGTACGCGTTTGGTCGGAGGAATACGATAATGGAGTTTGATCCAGTGGCGAGGTTTTGGAGTCAAGTGAGGGGTCTTGAAGATCTTCCTGATAAGACTGAAGGTTCTAAAATGGTGAATTATGGTGGCAAACTTGTTATTTTGGTTAACCTTCAACGGCGTTCGACGGAGATTTGGTATACGGAGATTGAGTTGGAAAGGAGGGAAGGAGGAGAGGTTTGGGGGACGGTCTTGTGGTCTAATCGTGTGCTGGCTTTTGAAGATTCATATGTTATTTTACGATCTCTAGCTGTGTCATTTTGA
- the LOC106352474 gene encoding protein NONRESPONDING TO OXYLIPINS 2, mitochondrial — MASLCRSALMSGSRNLVSRSRIVTQKYLNLKPTTTTSAPFGSVSQSIPRASRVLSALGSVETMIPLHSAVASARLRSSIAADSSCWSMLSEGFATPL, encoded by the exons ATGGCATCGCTTTGCAGGTCAGCGCTGATGAGTGGTTCTAGAAATTTAGTATCTAGATCCAGGATCGTAACTCAAAAGTATCTCAATCTTAAACCGACAACGACGACTTCAGCTCCTTTTGGTTCAGTCTCCCAATCCATCCCTCGCGCTTCAAG GGTTCTGTCGGCTTTGGGAAGCGTTGAGACGATGATTCCGCTTCACAGTGCGGTTGCTTCAGCTCGGCTCCGGTCAAGCATCGCTGCTGATTCCTCTTGTTGGAGCATGCTTTCCGAGG GATTTGCCACGCCTTTGTGA
- the BNAA06G40720D gene encoding uncharacterized protein BNAA06G40720D: METPPKDETQNPPANPNPKPAMASSCRRKVKEDATFFEDVKDHIDEFIHASMDEHKTCFQKTISKMFGLSKAVAEKQAEEAKGGVESQLPLQTTVSD, from the exons ATGGAGACACCACCAAAAGATGAAACACAAAACCCTCCTGCGAATCCGAATCCGAAACCAGCCATGGCGTCTTCATGTAGGAGGAAGGTAAAGGAAGATGCCACTTTTTTTGAGGACGTGAAAGATCACATCGATGAGTTCATTCATGCCTCCATGGATGAACACAAGACCTGCTTCCAGAAGACCATCAGCAAG ATGTTTGGATTATCCAAGGCTGTGGCTGAGAAGCAGGCCGAGGAAGCCAAGGGAGGAGTCGAGAGTCAGTTGCCTCTTCAAACGACAGTGTCGGATTAA
- the LOC106349510 gene encoding probable LRR receptor-like serine/threonine-protein kinase At2g16250, producing MMDQKKTILQLFFFFLLLLLESTLEQQTSSSSPVEKSALLVLRSSLGLRGRDWPVKGDPCLNWNGVRCDQNGRVTHINISGFRRTRVGNQNPQFSVDSLVSLTRLASFNASRFSLPGPIPVLLGSSLLTLQVLDLSSCSITGTIPANLSGLSRLTVLDLSNNSIQGNIPLSLTSLLNLSFLDLSSNSVDGLIPASIGALSKLQRLNLSHNALSSSIPPSLGDIAALADLDLSFNDLSGSVPTELKELRNLQTVVVAGNRLSGSLPPDLFSFMSKLQIVDFRGCGFTDVLPSSLWSLPDLKILDLSGNQFSNELPNTTVSFGSTISLLNISDNMFYGNLALILRRFRVVDLTRNYFQGKVPDFVPINASLSNNCLQGPVSQRGLSDCSSFYSSKGLSFDNFGQQPVQEKKPESPWLSHRIKVIIAAVGGSILVMLILILLPITVNFCVRRRSRSSTSTRPRGRHNGVGPLPPDETLPSERGGGVSVNYASLGTTFTYQQLVNATKEFRDANLIKKGRSGDLFKGVLETGVQVVVKRINLELMKSNEAYLTELDFFSRFAHPRVVPFVGKCLESPTHKLLVYKYMMNRDLPSSLFYKSSSLVDDGLKSLDWITRLKIALGAAEGLSYLHHDCSPSIVHRDIQASSILLDDKFEVRLGSFSKACHQENNGRPKKIARLLSRLSQSSQESVPDSPATATCAYDVYCFGKILLELITGKIGISSCEEPQFKKILTEIIPHISSQDKEPIINILDQSLLVDEDLLEEVWAMAIVARSCLNPKPTRRPLMRHVVQALENPLRVVREDSSESERFRTIGSSRGSSSSGRVFGSWRQSISDPVAAGTSSLLSQAEGLARSQGMTGSSTRGSSRGASSRRSMKDV from the exons ATGATGGATCAGAAGAAGACAATCTTgcagctcttcttcttcttcctcctcttgttGTTAGAGTCAACGCTCGAGCAACAGACAAGTTCTTCTTCCCCAGTTGAGAAATCGGCGCTTTTGGTACTAAGGTCTTCTCTGGGGCTCAGAGGCAGAGATTGGCCTGTCAAAGGCGATCCTTGTCTGAACTGGAACGGCGTCAGATGTGATCAGAACGGTAGAGTAACTCATATCAACATTTCAGGGTTCAGAAGAACAAGGGTTGGCAATCAAAACCCTCAATTCTCAGTTGACTCGCTCGTCAGTCTCACCCGTTTAGCCTCCTTCAACGCCTCAAGGTTCTCACTTCCAGGCCCAATCCCTGTTTTATTGGGATCCAGCCTGTTGACTTTGCAGGTGTTGGACCTTAGCTCCTGTTCCATCACAGGAACCATCCCTGCAAATTTGAGTGGGCTATCACGCCTCACTGTTCTTGATCTTTCCAACAACTCAATCCAAGGGAACATTCCTCTGTCGCTTACATCTCTTCTGAACCTATCATTTCTTGATCTTTCCTCAAACTCTGTAGATGGTTTGATCCCTGCTAGTATTGGGGCACTCTCAAAGCTCCAACGTCTGAATCTATCACATAACGCCCTATCCTCCTCCATACCTCCATCACTTGGAGATATTGCTGCTTTAGCTGACCTTGATCTCAGCTTCAACGACCTGTCTGGTTCGGTTCCAACAGAACTCAAAGAGCTCAGAAACTTGCAGACAGTTGTAGTTGCTGGAAACCGCCTTTCAGGATCCCTACCTCCTGATCTGTTTAGTTTCATGAGTAAACTCCAGATCGTTGACTTCAGAGGCTGTGGTTTCACCGACGTTTTACCTTCTAGCTTATGGTCGTTACCAGACCTGAAGATTCTAGATCTTTCTGGAAATCAATTCTCCAACGAGCTGCCTAATACCACTGTCAGCTTTGGTTCTACTATCTCACTGCTAAACATATCCGATAACATGTTTTACGGCAATCTCGCACTTATACTGAGGAGGTTCCGAGTTGTTGATCTGACAAGAAATTATTTCCAAGGTAAAGTTCCAGACTTTGTGCCCATCAACGCTTCCTTGAGCAACAATTGTCTTCAGGGGCCAGTGAGCCAGCGAGGATTGTCAGACTGCTCTTCGTTTTACTCCAGTAAGGGATTAAGTTTCGACAATTTCGGACAGCAACCAGTACAGGAAAAGAAGCCTGAGTCTCCCTGGTTAAGCCACAGGATTAAAGTTATAATTGCTGCAGTTGGAGGGTCTATTTTGGTTATGCTCATTCTCATATTGTTACCTATAACAGTGAACTTCTGTGTCCGTAGAAGAAGCAGATCATCAACCAGTACACGTCCTAGAGGGAGACACAACGGCGTTGGCCCATTGCCTCCTGATGAAACACTTCCCTCGGAAAGAGGAGGAGGAGTCTCTGTAAACTATGCGAGCCTTGGAACGACATTCACCTATCAACAGCTGGTCAATGCCACAAAGGAGTTCAGAGACGCGAACCTGATCAAGAAAGGAAGATCAGGTGATCTATTCAAGGGAGTTCTAGAAACAGGAGTTCAGGTCGTTGTGAAGAGAATCAACTTGGAGTTGATGAAGAGCAACGAAGCGTATCTAACGGAGTTGGATTTCTTCAGCCGGTTTGCTCATCCGAGAGTAGTCCCATTTGTAGGAAAATGCTTAGAGAGCCCAACACACAAGCTCTTGGTGTATAAGTACATGATGAACAGGGATTTACCAAGCTCATTGTTCTACAAATCAAGTTCACTTGTTGACGACGGATTGAAATCTCTAGACTGGATCACAAGATTGAAAATCGCATTGGGAGCAGCAGAGGGACTTTCCTATCTGCATCACGACTGTTCACCATCTATTGTCCACAG AGATATACAAGCAAGCAGCATTCTCCTAGATGATAAGTTTGAAGTAAGGCTTGGAAGCTTCAGCAAAGCTTgccatcaagaaaacaacggcCGTCCAAAGAAAATCGCCCGCTTGCTCAGCAGATTATCCCA GTCTTCTCAAGAAAGTGTTCCTG ACTCTCCAGCAACAGCAACATGCGCATACGATGTCTACTGCTTCGGGAAGATACTCCTCGAGCTAATCACAGGCAAAATCGGAATCAGCTCATGCGAAGAGCCTCAATTCAAAAAAATCCTAACGGAGATAATCCCCCACATCTCATCACAGGACAAAGAACCGATCATAAACATTCTAGACCAATCCCTCCTCGTCGACGAAGACCTCCTGGAAGAAGTCTGGGCGATGGCGATCGTCGCGAGATCCTGCCTCAACCCCAAACCGACGAGGCGGCCGCTTATGAGACACGTGGTGCAAGCGCTGGAGAATCCGCTGAGAGTGGTGAGGGAGGACAGCAGCGAGTCGGAGAGGTTCCGCACGATAGGATCCTCGCGAGGGTCGTCGAGCAGCGGGAGAGTGTTCGGAAGCTGGAGGCAGAGCATTTCTGATCCTGTGGCGGCGGGGACGAGTAGCCTTCTGTCTCAGGCAGAGGGTTTAGCGAGATCTCAAGGAATGACGGGATCGTCGACGAGGGGAAGTAGCCGTGGCGCCTCGAGTCGACGAAGTATGAAAGATGTATAG
- the LOC106352475 gene encoding uncharacterized protein LOC106352475, translated as RELKDSDTGNCGLKPKVLSETGAPAPEELKTSPEDQKIDAAKSLINLFLQDKVDKTTKDDEKTAPEKLPVTEDLKTALTEAKSPADDQKIRKEDAVRVQKVIDDLTVMETETDAKPEEVRREAAA; from the exons AGAGAACTAAAGGATAGCGATACGGGGAATTGTGGACTAAAGCCAAAAGTTTTGTCCGAAACCGGAGCTCCGGCGCCAGAGGAGCTTAAGACTTCACCTGAAGATCAGAAGATCGACGCTGCGAAATCTCTTATCAATTTGTTCCTTCAA GACAAGGTAGATAAGACTACAAAAGATGACGAGAAGACAGCACCAGAGAAGCTGCCAGTAACTGAAGATCTGAAAACAGCTTTGACTGAGGCAAAATCTCCGGCTGATGATCAGAAGATTAGGAAAGAAGATGCCGTTCGTGTCCAGAAAGTGATCGACGATCTGACTGTTATGGAAACAGAAACAGATGCTAAGCCAGAGGAAGTCAGAAGAGAAGCAGCAGCTTAA
- the LOC106349511 gene encoding probable cinnamyl alcohol dehydrogenase 9 — protein sequence MHHSLEITTQHKPISPSLTQTKEKQMAKSPETEHPNKAFGWAAKDKSGVLSPFHFSRRDNGDNDVTVKILYCGVCHTDLHTIKNDWGFSYYPVVPGHEIVGIATKVGKNVTKFREGDRVGVGVITGSCQSCESCNQDLENYCPQMSFTYNSIGSDGTKTYGGYSESIVVDQRFVLQFPEGLPSDSGAPLLCAGITVYSPMKYYGMTEPGKHLGVAGLGGLGHVAVKIGKAFGLKVTVISSSPSKEDEAINRLGADSFLVSSDPQKMKAAIGTMDYIIDTVSAVHALFPLLGLLKVNGKLVTLGLPEKPLELPIFPLVLGRKMVGGSDIGGMKETQEMLEFCAKHNITADIELIKMDEINTAMERLAKSDVRYRFVIDVANSLSPP from the exons ATGCACCACTCCCTTGAGATAACCACACAACATAAACCAATCTCTCCCTCACTCACTCAGACAAAAGAGAAACAAATGGCGAAATCTCCAGAGACAGAGCATCCGAACAAAGCCTTTGGTTGGGCTGCCAAAGACAAATCTGGTGTACTCTCTCCTTTCCATTTCTCCAGAAG AGACAATGGTGACAATGATGTGACAGTGAAAATCTTGTACTGTGGAGTGTGCCACACTGATTTACATACCATCAAAAACGACTGGGGTTTCTCCTATTATCCTGTAGTTCCCGG GCATGAAATAGTTGGAATAGCTACAAAAGTTGGCAAAAACGTGACTAAATTCAGAGAAGGAGACCGTGTTGGAGTAGGAGTGATCACTGGTTCTTGCCAGTCTTGCGAATCTTGTAACCAAGATCTTGAAAACTACTGTCCCCAAATGTCTTTCACCTACAACTCCATAGGATCCGATGGAACCAAGACCTACGGTGGATATTCGGAGTCCATTGTGGTCGATCAACGTTTTGTCTTACAGTTTCCCGAGGGATTGCCTAGCGATTCGGGTGCCCCCTTGCTGTGTGCTGGTATCACTGTGTATAGTCCAATGAAGTACTATGGTATGACCGAGCCAGGGAAGCATTTGGGCGTGGCTGGACTTGGTGGGCTTGGTCATGTTGCTGTCAAGATTGGTAAAGCCTTTGGTTTGAAAGTTACTGTGATTAGTTCTTCTCCTAGTAAAGAAGACGAAGCTATTAATCGACTTGGTGCTGATTCGTTTCTTGTCTCATCTGATCCTCAGAAGATGAAG GCTGCAATTGGAACTATGGACTATATTATCGATACGGTATCAGCAgtacatgctctgtttccattgCTTGGTTTACTCAAAGTCAATGGAAAGCTTGTCACGTTAGGCTTACCTGAGAAGCCTCTTGAGCTACCAATCTTCCCTCTTGTTCTCG GAAGAAAAATGGTGGGAGGAAGTGACATTGGAGGGATGAAGGAGACACAAGAGATGCTTGAGTTCTGCGCTAAGCATAACATAACGGCAGATATTGAGCTGATCAAGATGGATGAGATTAACACTGCGATGGAGAGGCTTGCTAAGTCTGATGTTAGGTACAGGTTCGTGATCGACGTGGCTAACTCCTTGAGCCCTCCATGA